The nucleotide sequence tgggacaaagtACTACCCTTGCGTCTTACCTAGACAGGTGTTTAACCACTTAACCCGGAGCAAGTAGGATAAAGCCACAACTCTTGCATCTTACCCAAGTGCCTCAAATATTAACCCGGAGTAAGTGGAACAAAGcaacaacccttgcatcttacctagGTAATTAATCATATTCATAGTATTTAATTAAATTCACAAGCTATTAGATTTATTAGCTCCAAGTCTTTACCAATTATTTCAATTCTATTAACTCGTGAGTGGGATGAAACCACCGTCCTTACCACGGACGGGATAAAACCTCCGTCTCCACAACAACACCACAACCACGGAACAAGCGGGATGAGATCTCCGTCCTTGTCCAGTGCAGGTGCCAAAGCAATAACAAATAAGTTTGCAAGCGGGATAACATCTAGACCTTGCCAATCCAGCCATTCAGGCCATAATCAATCATTATTAGTGTTCTTAAGTAATTTCATAAGTTATTTAACTCATTAACCCCAATTAGTTATCCATGTCATCAATTTGAATTTCGTAAACCCCAATCATGTATCAGTTTTCTCAGTTTCTTTAACATGTGAACAGGATGGAACCTCCGTCCTCACCGTGGGCAGAACAAAACTACCATCCCCGCAACAATTTCATCCAGTTTACCAAGTGTTTATTCGGGAATCAATTAGTTCGTCTAATTATATCACTTTCCAATGTATTCAAAGTTTAATTATCGGTTATTCAACTCCATACGAAGGTTAGAGGGGTTTATAAATAGACTGAGGAGGCTAAACAGAcaaaaacagagtttttgaaaaaattaacacAGTCGTGTGCACGGGACTTGCATACGCATAATTTTCAATTCGGGTTGGGGAATCATGTGTACGCATGACCTATGCATACACACAATTTCAATTTTGTTTCCACTTCATACATACGCACGCCTTGTGCATATGCGCAAGTCGTTTTCATTCATTTTTGTTTTAccattcatgcgtacgcatgacccatgcgtatgcacaagtccAATTTCTGCAACTCTGCATAATTCAATTTTTTATCCCTAAATTCAAACATTAATAACTTTTGCTAAATTTATCAATTTCTATCCTTTCTTAGACTGTTTTAAAGATCTTTTCACTAACTTTAATTTAAGAGAAAAGGACACATAAGTCCTTGACCTTTTGTCCCGCGAacatttttgtccctgaccattgaaaaatacttttaagtccctgaccttcacaaaacttggacggatcagtccctccgtccaagaCCCAACGGAAAAGTCTGATGTGGCTCCCGTAATGCTTGTCACACAtatgcgtaggtcacgcgtacgcatcgcctggCAGACTTTCCTCTCACactacgcgtgggtcacgcgtacgcgtcaccataaTTCAACAAATCCTCATaatttcatgaattctccactttgcatgcttttttctatttctttcaagccattcttaccttcaaaactttaaatcacttaaacaaacatatcaaggcatcaaatgggagaaaagtaaattaaatttagctctaaccccattataacccttgaaaagacctcttgatatgtgtatccatgtattgaatatatgttgattggtagaagaagagcaagccttagaaagcaagattagtagagaattgagagaatcgaccctcaaacactagagagattagaatACAAACacttctagtgagggttcgatgctcaatcccttgttccttgctttcacgagctttcttttTGCAAGTATATTTATActtcattttgagatttgaattagtggaattcataAATCATCATGctatcttagccctacttgttcatatatgttcttggagattgattcattttaaccaagtaggtagacgcATTTTGCATATTAGTTGATGAACCAcaagagtttagcatgaggacatgctaatatttaagtgtgggaaagttgatGAACCacaattttatagtttatattgtattgaatttggtggattttatcaatttttttcacatttatttactaaaatagcatggttttgtgaatttctcctaagtgttcttaatgattgaaaacatgttttctaggctattaaattgctaaatttatacttttctcccattcgatgccttgatatgtttgcttgagtgatttaaagttttgaaggcaagaatggcttgaaagaaatggaaaaaaatcatgcaaagtgaagaattcatgaagaaatgaggatttgttaaattcatggcgacgcgtacgcgtgagagagAAGTCTGCCAGGCGACGTGtgcgcgtgacctacgcgtatgcATGACAAGCATTACGGGAGCCATGTCAGACTTTTCCGTTTggtctgacggaggcatttggatggAAAGActaatccgtccaagttttgtgaaggtcagggatttaaaagtatttttcaatggtcaaggacgaaaatgtccgcggaacaaaaggtcagggacctatttgtccttttctcttaatttaagataaatttcatACAAATCCAAGCTTCAAGCGCCAAGTTATGACCCGTCAAAGTTGGTCAAAATTTCGTTTTTACCAATTTTCCAAATTGCCAATTTTCACTAAACTCAATCCAATTCAATTTCAAGCTACTCCAAAAACCATTCCTATACATTCTCAATACTCATTTATCATCTCCTCCTTATTCAATACCAAATCAACAATTCTAACATAACAATCCATCTTCCCAAACTTCCATCAACAAATCAATCATACTACGTAAATCACCCAACCAAATCACATCGTTCCATAACCATATCAAAACATGACAATTATGCAACTTAGCATAGCTTACCTCATATAAGATACCTCACCCTATCACAATCACCGACCCAAATTTTCACACTAATCATTATAATAACAACTATACCACAACATTCATATCCAATTTCAATCTTATCGTCATATAACATTCACCAAACACCCAATTCACATAATCATACTAAATCACAATTCATTTTCAACACACAACATTCAATGCTATCTTAGGATAATTAACCTAAGTTTCACATAGTGTTACTTGATCAATCCTCTCCAAACAAAAGCTTCACCAATCAAACAAAACAATTCCTCTGCATCAACTCAATCCGAACAAACCCAACTTGCATCAAAAATCATCGAGCAACTCTACCCAAATCTAATTAAACCAATATTACATATTTTTCAAGTTAGGGTTTCATACATAATtagaaaaaaatcaaagaaaaagagttCCCTTACCTTGTACCACGTGTTCATGAGTCAAAATCTCGCTAGAACTCAAGGTTAAGTCTTCAATAGTTAGGGGAAGCGCATATTTACACGCACTCTAATCTAAAGATGGTTTTTGTTGGGTTTGAGGCAACTTAGTTGGACTTGTTTAGCAAAAAAGCTTGTATGTATAGCAAAATTGGTATAAAAAATAGCTCTGATACGCCTAGTTCCATTTCATGGGTGCTGCGACTGAAATGGTGATAAAATCCATTTCGCAGATGCTTTATGTGAATTAACTATACTTATTTTGGTAACATTTTTGTATTCTGTGTATTTAAGGAATTAaattagtttattataaaaattctaatattaaaattctGTTTAACTGTTAAAAAAAACTTACTTTAACTGACTTTTGTTAATTTTTGGTGGTAAAAAATAAATGTCAATAAAAATATTGTCAATAAAGCTTTTTAAACAATCAAATGGCTGTCAAAGATACTTTTGAACATTTTTTTGACAATTATTGGCACAATTAGTCATCAGTAATCAATACTTTGTATGTTTAATAATTAAGTAGTTGTGaaaaaaatatgtacaaaatttCTTGCATAATATtaatttataaagaaaataaaTACATTCTTTTAAAACAATAGTGACTCTTAAAATTACTGGTTTTTGTTTTGGTGGTGTACATAACAACAAAAATAGTGGGCTTTGTCTTTGTTAAAGATCATACCTTCGGCTATtataagtttttattttattctatttcttGTGTATCTAAAACCCAGACATTACACCTGTATTTATTTATACGTCAAGTCTATTACCAACAACTCCTATGACGAAAGTGTTCCGGCATTAGTGGTGGAATTGTTGTGGTGGCAAAAAAGAGTAAAAGTGCATGCATGATTTACATTTGTCAAATTATTTCAGTTGCCATTTGCCAACGTTTTTGTAAAGACCGAAGTAAATGAGCATTCAATCCATCAATATGATAGAACAACCGCTTTCACTTACTTTGATGGTAAGGCATAGCTAATTACGAAAATACGTCtttcaatcttattttaaaagaatatattaaaaattttaaaattttattggtTAAAATTATATctcaattaaaattttgaaatattatttaaattaatttagtataaatactaataaaaaatcGTGAGTAGATAAAAGTCAATGAATAAAAGAAGCAATAATATTAACAGTGGATAGTTAGAAAAAAAGAGAACGTATTAATAGTGGACAGTTTAACGATACTATTTATGTGTTTTTACTTATTTTAACAGTTAGAAGAAGTAAACGTGGAGTAAATACCCATAGTAGTCCCTGAGATTCACGTAATTACTCATAGTAATCCCTAAGATTTCGAATTTCCTATTGATATCCTCTAGATAGAGCTCCGAGCACTCAAACTAGTCCCTGGCCATATTTcaggtgatgactcatcaccggaATGCTGACTTGGCCTAGGATTGCCACGCTGGACTGCTGCCAACGGCTAGCTGAGCTGGCCAAGTTCCAATTTTTACCCAGATTGGTCCCTCGTAGTATAATtaaccctaaatccccaaattctcatacACCTCCCCTCTTCGTCTTGTtcacctcttcttcttcctcttccataCACTTGTTCCTGTTCTTGCACTCTCATCCGGAGCTGCTACTGATGTCAATGATTGGTGGAGGTAGCACTGGAGGTGGAAGCTCTGTTCGTTCCCCATCTAGCTGGAATCGGAGTAGAACGCAAACGAAGAACAGAAGATCGGCGCCGCCAGAATGGTGCGGCTGTGGCTGTAGGCCAGTTCTCAGATGGTCTGGCACAGATTCGAATCCGAACAAACCGTTCTATGGCTGCCCCAATTATAATGTAGGTTAGAGTAATCACTTTTGTTGCTGTTATTCTCCTCCCCTGACTGTTCTTGTGTTGTTATGCCTCCCCTGACTGTTCTTGTGCTGTTCCTCTCCAAACTTTGATCCTTTATTGGTAGCAGACAAGTGGGAAGAGATGGTGCGGGCTTTTTGTGTGGGCAGATTCTgtgaatgaggaacaggttgaaaAGTCAGAATCGTGTGGTGATGAAGTGAAGATCAACGTTGATTGGAGGCTTCGAAGGTTGGAGGAGGATGTCCAGATGCAAAAAGTGATGACCCAGTTCTTAGTGTTAGGTGTGTGTGTATTGACAGTGTTGTTGGTGATCCTGTATTGTAAATGATTAATGAATTGGTGGTTTTGGGTTCCTTGTTATCAACATTTGTAAAAATCTGCTTCTTGATGGAATGAAAAGTGTTATTAACTATGAAATTGTTGTTAATTTAAATTCCATTgtgtatgaaaaaaaataaaaaaactgctTCTTGAATGGTAAAGCACATAGCATAGCATATTAACATAAATTCCATTGTCTATCAAGAAACAACAAAAGTTGACTGTAAAAGGCAGCCTAGAAACCATGTTGCTGCTATCAGTAGTTTCATCAAAAGCAAGACCAAGGCATACCAAAAAGGCCTTTGCATCACAGTTCACCATCTAATCATTATACGATGGAAAATACTAATAACAAAACACAAAACAGAAACTCCTAAGTACATATATCTAGTATTCAATTCTTCTTTCTTGGAGGCCTAAATCCTGGCGTTGGGATGAACTGCATCAAGTTGGCAAACTTTGAAGATGTTGCTGAAGATGCACCCTGCAAGTGATTCACTGTTGGTGCGGTTGGCTGATTAGAGGATCGTCTTCGTGGTGACAGCTTGAAAGGTCTTTTCGGTGCAGGATCTTATAGGAGAAATAAGTGGCATTAACTACTATTTATGCATGGAAATAACAACATACTCAAATGTAAAATTTTAGTTACCTTTTCAGAATCCTCTTGCTCAGAAGCAGAAGGCTGAGTTAATTCGATCTCCTGGGGATTGCTTCTCAAATCTGCTTGGCCAGACACGTCTTGGGGCTGATGAACTGGCTTCTCATGCACAGTATGAACTtcatcatttttcttcttctcagctGCCTCGGCGGCAGCGGCAGCGGCTGCTGCTGCAGCAGCAGCAGTAGCAGCATCagcatcttttttctttttgcagcCTCTCTTTGTATGCCCCTTATCACCACAGTAACTGCATGTAAATGCACCCAACTGTCTCTTTAGGTGTACACCATCTGCAGTGTTGCCTGAGAGTTTTGGGTCAACTTTAGGCTTCTTAGTTCCAGAAGCACTCTTCTCGTCCGCATCCATCCTCCGCTTCATCTTTAGTTTTTCAGGTTTTGTCTTGATTTTAGGGGCATGTGGCCTGTTACAGTCCTCTGCTTTTTCCCACAGTGGTTGACCCGGAATTGGATTAATGTGGTGGTTATAAGTTTTCTTGTATGAGTCCATGGTCAGCCATCTGTGACAGAAGTCTTCTGGCTGTTTGTTCACACGAGACAGGGCAGCACAAGCGTGCACACACGGAATACCTGCAGGTGCCAAACAGTGAGAGGAACCATGATAATAGTTATGGCTGAAGAAAGTAAAATGCATAAACACAATTAACTTACCCGTTAGCATCCAAAATTGGCATGTGCACAGTCTCTTTCCTATGTCCACAACATGGTTGGTTGGATGTCCGTGCACCTCAAATTTTTCGTATCTGTTATCCCCAGTCCATATAGGCTTCTAATGCTTGGATTCTTTCCTCACCTTCTCCAGCCTGCTCTTTATAACAGGTGTGAGCTTCCCAGTGTGATTCTGCAGCTTCACCTTGTTTTTTGCTATGGTTCGCATAACAAACATCCTTACCTCCTCCAGCAATGTTATGATGGGTTTGGCTCGTGCATCCTTGATCTTAGCATTGAACACTTCGCAGGCGTTGTTACAGATGCTATCCAATTTTGGCTTATGGCTGAATAAGCTTCTGGTCCAAGCATCCATAGGCCACTTCTCTCTAAGTATGCCCAAGCATCCTCATTTAACCTTTTGATCTTCTCCATTCCATCCCTGAATTCTTGGTATGTTGTTGCCCTTGCACATTCCCACAGAAGTCCCCTTAGTTGTAAGTCCTTCcagttcttgttgaaatttttccATAAATGCCAGACGCAGAAACGGTGATGCACATCAGGCATCACCGCTTTCACTGCTGATATCAGTCCCTGCCAGATTCAGTAAATGTTAGACACATAATCGTCCCTGACATTATAATCGTTACACATAATAGTCCCTTACATTTGATTAACATCCCCATAATAGTCCCTTTAATTTAGGGTCGTGACCCATAAAGGTCCCTAACGTTTAATAGAACAGCTCGATTAATGACAAAACCAGTAATTACAAGTTCTCTATAAGATGCACTACAAGCATAATGAAAGCACAATTCTTCAAGCAAGCATAACAGCACACCTGATAAGTAACCATGAAGATCCAATCATCTCACAGTCTATGCAGATAAGCAAAACAGCAAAAttcttaacaaaataaataaccatCATACTCGAATGGAAGCTACAATTATTCAAGTAAGCATAACAGTAGAAATCTGAATTCCCTTATAACTAACCACCAAAATCCAATAATCCAATGATCAAAGGTCTTACACTAAAAGCTAACCAGCAAATCTAATGAAAGCACAATCATTCACAGTAAGCATAAGGAAACAATTCTTAATATAAGATCACATAAAATCAAATAGAGACATTCAAATTAAGTCACACCTTTTGCATATCCGATATAAAGCACCAGTCATGCTCTTTATAATGACCCAAGTCCTGATGAAGTAGCTCGAGAAACCATTTTCATGTCTCTGTATTCTCCACTCTGACAATAGCCCAGGCTATGACATAGATATGATGATTAGCATCTAATCCCACGGCTGACAAAATCTGTCCACCAAACCGGGTCTTCAGGAAAGCACCATCCAAACCTATCAAAGGACGGCAACCAGCCTTGAACCCGTTTTTGCAGCCACTTAAGCATATATACATTCTATCAAAGGTAACTTCACCATCTGGTTGGGGGGTGGTGCATATTTGTACACTAGAACCGGGATTAGTCTTCAACAGCGTCATACCATAATCCCTAACCATCCTATATTGTTCTTTCTCATCCCCATACACTACACTTCTTGCATCCATTAATGCCCTGGATATTGAGTTTTTATTCAGAGTCAAGTCAAACCGTGTCTTGAAGTAAGTTGTAGCCTCGCAGTGTCTAAAATTTGGATACTTTCTCACCTTCTTCACAAGCTTGCTGCATACCCAATTCCTGTTGGCAGCCCTATTCTTGTCCTCTCTTGGGCAAGTGTGGTCATCATTGAATGTCTTAATTTGCCAACATGTGTCTTCATGGTCTCTTGATGCATAAGCCACCCATGGGCACTCTTTCACCTTACACACCGCCCTGCACCTAATGTTATCATTTTTCACTATCTTTATGCTCCTTCCCTCTTGGATTGTATATTCTCTCACAGCTTCTCTAAATTCCCATTTAGTTCCGAACTTCATGCCTACCTCAAGGTGCAGCTCTCCAAACCTTGCACCCTCCCTAAACAGCGGACTTGCCTCTTCAGATTCATTTCCTTCCTCCAGCTCATCTTCTGAGTTTGGAGGCGTCTTCATCTCCTCCGAGTGCCAAGAATTGGTGCCATCTGAGTCAACACCTGGGTCTAGGCCATCCTCTACCCCTTCATGAACACAACCCACAAACCCAAGGTCAACCTCAGCGTCGCTCACCTCCTCCACCAAACCATCGTCTTCATGTAATATCTTCTCCTTCCCTTTACCTAGTGGACTAATATTTCTCTTACCCACCGTAGCATGTATCATGTTTCTCCTAATCCTACTCCCAGTTTTAGGATCATTCCCTGTAGCCTCAGATTCAGAGGAACTACCCTCATCCGGACCTGGCTTGAACATGCTATCTTCTTCACTATCAGAGGAATCAGAAGACACATCAAAGGGAACTTCATTGTTAAACACTTTGCTAGTAAATCCTCTAGCAGCAGACCGTGTGCAGGGTCTCCTGGAAATACTTGGTCTCTTGGACAGTTTCTGCTTCTTGCTCCTATCTGATTTGGTGTTCTGACTGGATTTCGTGGGCTGGCTGATTTTGGTGGGCTTGGTGAGCTGGGTGGGCTTCGTGAGCTTGGTGGGCTTGGTGGGTTTAGTGGGCTTGGTGACTTTTGGGGAGTTGTTCTTCTTCACAGGTTTGGTTGTCTTGGAAGGATTGGCAGTTTTGGAGTGTGATGGTTGTGATTGCCGTGGAGATGTTCTGTTTTTTTTTGGGACTGGATTTGCAAGAAGTGTTGGGTACAACCTTAGGGATAGGAGGAGCAACTATGATTGCATGAGTCTCTGTAACTGGGGGACTCACATCAGTATCTGTACCTGCATTACATCCCTCTCCACCATGATCATCCAAGTACACAACTTTGTTATCTCCCTCTAACACCTCCGGTACTGACACTGTATGCTCGAAATATATATCAATCAATCCCTCATTTGTCCTAGCACAATTCACCATCTCTCTTATCTCTTTGTCACTGTTTACATTTCTCAACCCCTTCTCCAAACATTTTCCAGGAACATGCCACCAGCACTGTTTAATGTCATTGTACCCAAGCTCCCTATGGTAGTTCCGTATGTAGAACACATCCAGAGTATCAGTGTCTAAATCACCTAAACAGGCCTTATTGTCCAGAGAATATATCATAATTCCTTCTGCATTTTTTTTGAAGTCACCCCCATGATGAAACATGATGTCCAACTTCTCCTCCATctgcaagaaatttaaaatttttacaatACATAGGGAGAATTTGAAAGCCTAATCatgcattaaaaaggaaaaataatcaCCACAAGAAAACTTTTTTTTCCAAACCTCCATACTAATCCCTGTTTCTTACCTGTTTCATTGGTATTACAGCAACCCCACAAACCCCAACCAACATTCAAACCCTAGACACTACAATGACACCAAAACTCCAGAACCTCAACAACACTGACCAATGCTATCATCAAACAACACTGTATTCAAAAtgcaaacttaaaaaaaaaaaaggttacctTGAATCCGATCACAACGTCAGAACCTCGTCTTTGTGGTGAACGAAGGGAAGGGAAGAGCAACAACAACTTCTGATCAGATGACTTCTTCTCTCAAATTTTTGTTAACCCAGCACAAACAACCCTACGGCTACGTCATTGTTGGGGAGATGAAGAAGAACTCAGagggtggaagaagaagagacgaaGTGTTTGTGTTGGTGGAGAAAACTGTTTTTCATATTAAGTAACAACTATACGGCGTCGTTTTTGGCTTTCAAGGGCACCAaacccaaaacgacgtcgttttgaacaTGTCCCACGTGGCAATCCTATGCCACGTCAGCGTTCCGATGATGAGTCATCACCTGAAATATGGCCAGGGACTAGTTTGAGTGCTCg is from Arachis ipaensis cultivar K30076 chromosome B01, Araip1.1, whole genome shotgun sequence and encodes:
- the LOC110265876 gene encoding uncharacterized protein LOC110265876 — encoded protein: MAAGYASGGECCLMIALVSVVEMEEKLDIMFHHGGDFKKNAEGIMIYSLDNKACLGDLDTDTLDVFYIRNYHRELGYNDIKQCWWHVPGKCLEKGLRNVNSDKEIREMVNCARTNEGLIDIYFEHTVSVPEVLEGDNKVVYLDDHGGEGCNAVPKKNRTSPRQSQPSHSKTANPSKTTKPVKKNNSPKVTKPTKPTKPTKLTKPTQLTKPTKISQPTKSSQNTKSDRSKKQKLSKRPSISRRPCTRSAARGFTSKVFNNEVPFDVSSDSSDSEEDSMFKPGPDEGSSSESEATGNDPKTGSRIRRNMIHATVGKRNISPLGKGKEKILHEDDGLVEEVSDAEVDLGFVGCVHEGVEDGLDPGVDSDGTNSWHSEEMKTPPNSEDELEEGNESEEASPLFREGARFGELHLEVGMKFGTKWEFREAVREYTIQEGRSIKIVKNDNIRCRAVCKVKECPWVAYASRDHEDTCWQIKTFNDDHTCPREDKNRAANRNWVCSKLVKKVRKYPNFRHCEATTYFKTRFDLTLNKNSISRALMDARSVVYGDEKEQYRMVRDYGMTLLKTNPGSSVQICTTPQPDGEVTFDRMYICLSGCKNGFKAGCRPLIGLDGAFLKTRFGGQILSAVGLDANHHIYVIAWAIVRVENTET